DNA sequence from the Rhizobium lusitanum genome:
CAATGGCGCCGTCGTCCAGGTCATCAAGTCGGGCGCGATCATTGCCAACGGCACGGCCGCGGCCAAGACACAATGAGAAGGGGCGAGACCATGTTCAAAATCAGTCAGATAACCGGCCTTCCCCTCCTGGCGGCGCTCTCCTTCTCGGTTGCGTTTGCCGGCCTTCCGTTTGCCGAAGCACCTGTTTTCCTACAGGCCGCGGTCGCCAGGGCTGATGGTGCCGACAGTATCGTCACCATTGCCGGCCTGAACACTAAGCGCACGTTGAAGCTCGGGCTCAACAAGGCGCTCGTGGTCGACCTGCCGGCCGATGCCCATGATATCCTAGTGTCGGATCCGAAGATGGCGGACGCCGTCACGCGCACGTCGCGCCGCATTTATCTGTTCGGCAAGACGGTCGGCCAGACGAATATCTTCGTCTTCGGCGCCAATGGTCAGGAAATCGTCAGCCTCGACCTGCAGATCGAGCGCGATATTTCCGGGCTGCAGGCCAATCTCAAGCGCTTCATCCCGGACTCTGACATTAATGTCGAGATCGTCTCCGACAATATCGTCCTGACCGGCTCGGTGCGTACACCGCAGGATTCGTCCCGCGCCGCGCAATTGGCAGGCGCCTTCCTGAAGGGTGGCGAAGCGACCACCCGCACCGAAACCGCCAGCGGCACGGGTGGCGACAGTTCGGTCGCACTCTTCGCCGAAGGACGACAGACCTCGCAGATCGTCAATCTTCTGCAGATTGAGGGCGAGGATCAGGTGACACTCAAGGTCACCGTCGCCGAGGTCAAGCGCAGCGTGCTGAAACAGATCGGCTTCGACAATCTCGTCAGCAATTCCTCCGGCCTCTCCGTCGCGCAGCTCGGCAATATCAGTGGCGATTCAACCTCCGCCACAGGCAATGGCGGTCTCAGCGCCTTGTTCAAGACCGCGCTAGGCAAATACAATGTCAGCAGCTATCTCAACGCCATGGAACAGGCCGGTGCCGTCCGCACGCTCGCGGAACCGACGCTGACGGCGATCTCGGGCCAGGCGGCGACCTTCAACTCCGGTGGCCAGACGCTCTATTCCGTCATTGACAAGGACGGTAACGTGACGATCACGCCATATACTTATGGCATCAGCCTTGCCTTCACGCCTGTCGTTCTCTCCGCCGGCCGCATCAGCCTGCATGTCCAGACCCAGGTCTCTGAACCGACCGGCACCACGGGTGCCGCGACCTACAATCGGCGTGCGGCCGATACCTCGGTCGAACTGCCGTCGGGCGGCTCGATCGCTCTTGCTGGCCTTCTGAGCGACAATGTGCAGCAATCCACCACCGGAACACCCGGCGCTTCGAAGATCCCGATTCTCGGCGCGCTGTTCCGCCAGAAGACCTTTCAGCGCGACGAGAGCGAACTGGTGATCATTGCGACGCCCTATCTCGTGCGGCCGGTGGCCCGCAACCAGATAGCCCGTCCGGACGACAATTTCTCGCCGCCGGGCGATGCCGGTGTCTTTTTCATGAACCGTGTCAACAAGATCTACGGCCGCAAGGATGCGCCGCCGGTCGCCGATGCCGATTTCCACGGCACGGTCGGCTTCATCTACAAATGAGGGGAACGATCGTGATGCACCCCTTTTCAACCGGATCAACGAGAGACCAAACGATGGCCAGCCTCGATCGTAATGCGCCCCGCACCGGCAGGCAGCGGTTTGCCGCGCTCGCTATGATCGTGATGGCCACCGCCGTCAGCGGTTGCGCCGGCTCCAAGGACGGTATGGCCACCAGCGCCATCACTGACGACTATCGTCAGCGCCATCCGATCGTGCTGACCGACAAGGAACACCGCGTCGACATTCCCGTTTCCGTCAGCGATCGCCGTTTGACCTCCGGCATGCGCGATACCGTGCGAGGCTTCGTTCAGGATTATCGCGCGCATGCTACCGGCACGGTGGAAATCATGACCCCGCGGGAATCGGCGAATTCGCCGGCCGCTTCCGCCCTGCGCCGGCAGATCCGCCAGGAACTGGTGGCGAGCGGCATCCCGTCGGCGCGCATCGCCGATAATTATTATCCGGCCGGCGGTCCCAGTGACGCCGCCCCGATCCGCCTGCGCTTCATTGCGACGACGGCGGTCACCAATGCCTGCGGACAATGGCCGGCGGATCTCGCCGACAATGCCTTCGACAATCAGAATTATTACAATTTCGGCTGTGCCACCCAGAACAACCTCGCCGCACAGGTCGCCAATCCGACCGATCTCATCGCGCCGCGCGCCATGACGCCGATCGATGCCGACCAGCGCAGCAAGGTGATCGACAATTATCGCAGCGGCTCGACCGCAACCAGCACCGCGTCAGTCAGCAGTTTCTGACCATGAGAGCCAGCCGTCGCCGGAACAGGATAAAGTCATGAGCGCCATCGATTACGATATCAGGCCAACTGCGGCGGACGCCGAGGATGCGCCGCGTACGGGCGATATCGAGAACATGCGGCCGTTGCCACGCATTTCCGTGCATGCCTTCTGCGAAAGCGAGCAGTTGCACCAAGTCATGGACCGATGCGCCAACGATCGGCGCATGGCCAAGGTCAATTTCAGGATTACCGGCGGCGGCACGGCGGCGGCGGCAAACATGTTCGCCTCGGCGCCGACGCCCAATCTGATCATTCTGGAAACCCGCGCCAGTCCGCAGAATCTCCTGGCCGAGCTCGCGCCGCTGGCTGCCGTCTGCGATCCGACCACCAAGGTGGTGATCGTCGGTCATCACAATGATATCAGTCTCTATCGCGAGCTCATCCGCAACGGCATTTCCGAATATATCGTCCAGCCGGTGACCATGACCGACATCATGGCGGCGATGGCGACGATTTTTGTCGATCCCGATGCCGAGCCGATTGGCCGCAGCGTCGCCTTCATCGGTGCCAAGGGCGGGGTAGGGGCGTCCACCATCGCGCACAACTGCGCCTTCGGCATTTCCAACCTGTTCTCGGTCGAGACCATTCTCGCCGATCTCGACCTGCCCTACGGCACCGCCAATATCGATTTCGACCAGGATCCGGCCCAGGGCATCGCCGAGGCTGTCTATGCGCCGGAGCGTCTCGACGAGGTTTTCCTCGACCGCCTGCTGACCAAGTGCTCGCAGCACCTGTCGCTGCTCGCCGCGCCCTCCATGCTCGATCGCGCTTATGATTTCGAAGGCCAAGCCTTTCAGCCCGTACTCGACGTCCTGCAGCGCAGCGCGCCGGTGACCGTCCTCGACATGCCGCATATGTGGACCGAATGGACCCGCTCCGTGCTTTCGGCGGTCGATGAGGTCGTGATCTGTGCCGCGCCCGATCTTGCCAATCTGCGCAACGCCAAGAACATGCTGGACGCTCTGCGCAAGCTGCGTCCCAACGACAAGACGCCGCATCTCATCCTCAATCAGGTCGGCATGCCGAAGCGCCCCGAAATCGGCCCCTCGGAATTCTGCGAGCCGTTGGAAACCGACCCGATCGCCATCATTCCCTTCGACATCAACCTGTTCGGCAATGCAGCCAATAGCGGCCGCATGATTTCGGAAACCGATCCGAAGTCGCCGATCGCGGAAACCTTCTCGCAGATATCGCACATCGTTACCGGGCGCGTGGCGCTGAAGAAAGCAAAGAAAGGTGGCCTGCTCGGTCTCCTGAAACGGAAGTAATTGTTTGATTTCGCATGATCGGATTGGAAAGGCGGTTCGCATTTTTCGGGGTCATGCTCCAGCGTAGAATTGGATCGACGGCATGTTTGGCAGACGCGGAAATGAAGGTCCTGCAAAGAGCGGCGGCATAGCCCCTCCGCCAGCGCCGACGCGCGCTCCGTCCGCCGCGCCACCCGCAACATCGACCATATTGGTCGAGCCGGCGCGGGAGGCATCGCCGCAGCGCCAGCAGGTGCCTCCGCCGTCGATGCAGACGCCGACACGCCGCCGGCCAGCCCGCACCGAGGAATATTACGACACCAAGTCGCAGGTCTTTGCCGCACTGATCGACACGATCGACCTGTCCCAGCTTTCCAAGCTCGATGCCGAGGCCGCGCGCGAGGAAATCCGCGACATCGTCAACGACATCATCACCATCAAGAATTTCGCGATGTCGATCTCCGAGCAGGAGGAACTGCTCGAGGATATCTGCAACGACGTGCTCGGCTACGGCCCGCTGGAGCCATTGCTGGCGCGCGACGATATCGCCGACATCATGGTCAATGGCGCCGGCCAGACCTTCATCGAAGTTGGCGGCAAGACCATCGAATCGGAGATCCGTTTCCGCGACAATGCCCAGCTTCTTTCCATCTGCCAGCGCATCGTCAGCCAGGTCGGCCGCCGCGTCGATGAATCCAGCCCCATTTGCGACGCCCGCCTGCCGGACGGATCGCGCGTCAACGTCATCGCGCCGCCGCTGTCGATCGATGGCCCGGTGCTCACCATTCGTAAATTCAAGAAGGACAAGCTGACGCTCGATCAGCTCGTCCGCTTCGGCGCCATCACGCCCGAGGGCGCGACGCTTCTGCAGATCATCGGCCGCGTTCGCTGCAATATCGTCATTTCCGGCGGTACCGGCTCGGGCAAGACGACGTTGCTGAATTGCCTCACCAACTATATCGACCGCCATGAGCGCGTCATCACTTGCGAAGATACGGCCGAACTGCAGCTGCAGCAGCCGCATGTCGTCCGTCTTGAAACCCGCCCTCCGAACATCGAAGGCGAGGGCGAGATCACCATGCGCGACCTCGTCAAGAACTGCCTGCGCATGCGTCCTGAGCGCATCATCGTCGGCGAAGTGCGCGGACCGGAGGTCTTCGACCTGTTGCAGGCGATGAACACCGGTCATGACGGCTCCATGGGTACGCTCCACGCCAACACGCCGCGCGAATGCCTCAGCCGTATCGAATCGATGATCGCGATGGGCGGCTACAGCCTGCCGGCAAAGACGGTCCGCGAGATCATCTCCACCTCCGTCGACGTGATCATCCAGGCTGCCCGCCTGCGTGATGGTTCGCGCCGTATCACCCAGATCACCGAGGTGATCGGCATGGAAGGCGACGTGATCATTACCCAGGACCTGATGCGCTACGAAATGGAAGGCGAGGACGCCAACGGCCGCATCATCGGCCGGCACATGTCGACCGGCGTCGGCAAGCCGCATTTCTGGGATCGTGCCCGCTACTACAACGAGGAAAAGCGCCTGGCGGCGGCCCTCGACGAGATGGAAAACAATTCGAAATAGGACTTTCCCGATGTTCGGTGTCGATCCAGTGGTGCTTTTGATTGTCCTGCTCGCAGCCGTTTCGGCGGCGGCGGTCTGCTATGGCGTTCTTTATTCCCGGATCGAGGCGCAGAAGAAGACGGACAGCCGCGTTAGCCGGGTCAAGGCGGCCGAGAGTGATCGCAACAAGGTCAAGGCGGCGCGCGACCGCGTGCAGGAAATGTCGAAGCGCCGCAAATCGGTGCAGGACACGCTCAAGGATCTGGAGAAGCGCCAGGTCGAGAACACCAAGAAGAAGCAGTCGCTGAAGGCGCGCCTCGTGCAGGCCGGTCTGTCGCTGACGCCGGCGCGCTTCTATCTCTTCAGCGTCCTGTTTGGCCTTTTCGTCATGGTCGTCGCCTTCCTTTTCGGCGCGCCGCTCCCCGTCATCGCCGGCCTGCCCTTCGCCGCCGCCTTCGGACTGCCGCGCTGGGTCGTCGGCTTCCTCATCAAGCGCCGGCAGAACAAGTTTCTGGAGGAGTTTCCGAACGCGCTCGATCTCATCACCCGCTCGATCCGCTCTGGCCTGCCGCTCAACGACGCCGTGCGCCTTGTGGCGAGCGAAGCGCGCGAGCCGGTCAAGTCCGAGTTCCGCAGGGTGGTCGAAACACAGCAAGTCGGCCTCAGCATGACCGATGCCTGTGCGCGCATGAACAATCACATGCC
Encoded proteins:
- a CDS encoding CpaD family pilus assembly protein; the encoded protein is MASLDRNAPRTGRQRFAALAMIVMATAVSGCAGSKDGMATSAITDDYRQRHPIVLTDKEHRVDIPVSVSDRRLTSGMRDTVRGFVQDYRAHATGTVEIMTPRESANSPAASALRRQIRQELVASGIPSARIADNYYPAGGPSDAAPIRLRFIATTAVTNACGQWPADLADNAFDNQNYYNFGCATQNNLAAQVANPTDLIAPRAMTPIDADQRSKVIDNYRSGSTATSTASVSSF
- a CDS encoding type II secretion system F family protein is translated as MFGVDPVVLLIVLLAAVSAAAVCYGVLYSRIEAQKKTDSRVSRVKAAESDRNKVKAARDRVQEMSKRRKSVQDTLKDLEKRQVENTKKKQSLKARLVQAGLSLTPARFYLFSVLFGLFVMVVAFLFGAPLPVIAGLPFAAAFGLPRWVVGFLIKRRQNKFLEEFPNALDLITRSIRSGLPLNDAVRLVASEAREPVKSEFRRVVETQQVGLSMTDACARMNNHMPLQEVNFFSIVIAIQAQAGGNLSEALGNLAKVLRERKKMKAKVIALSMEAKASAVIIGALPFIVMLLVYLTSPQYMMILFTDPRGHLIMLLAGIWMAFGIIIMRQMVNFDI
- a CDS encoding AAA family ATPase, with the protein product MSAIDYDIRPTAADAEDAPRTGDIENMRPLPRISVHAFCESEQLHQVMDRCANDRRMAKVNFRITGGGTAAAANMFASAPTPNLIILETRASPQNLLAELAPLAAVCDPTTKVVIVGHHNDISLYRELIRNGISEYIVQPVTMTDIMAAMATIFVDPDAEPIGRSVAFIGAKGGVGASTIAHNCAFGISNLFSVETILADLDLPYGTANIDFDQDPAQGIAEAVYAPERLDEVFLDRLLTKCSQHLSLLAAPSMLDRAYDFEGQAFQPVLDVLQRSAPVTVLDMPHMWTEWTRSVLSAVDEVVICAAPDLANLRNAKNMLDALRKLRPNDKTPHLILNQVGMPKRPEIGPSEFCEPLETDPIAIIPFDINLFGNAANSGRMISETDPKSPIAETFSQISHIVTGRVALKKAKKGGLLGLLKRK
- a CDS encoding type II and III secretion system protein family protein; protein product: MFKISQITGLPLLAALSFSVAFAGLPFAEAPVFLQAAVARADGADSIVTIAGLNTKRTLKLGLNKALVVDLPADAHDILVSDPKMADAVTRTSRRIYLFGKTVGQTNIFVFGANGQEIVSLDLQIERDISGLQANLKRFIPDSDINVEIVSDNIVLTGSVRTPQDSSRAAQLAGAFLKGGEATTRTETASGTGGDSSVALFAEGRQTSQIVNLLQIEGEDQVTLKVTVAEVKRSVLKQIGFDNLVSNSSGLSVAQLGNISGDSTSATGNGGLSALFKTALGKYNVSSYLNAMEQAGAVRTLAEPTLTAISGQAATFNSGGQTLYSVIDKDGNVTITPYTYGISLAFTPVVLSAGRISLHVQTQVSEPTGTTGAATYNRRAADTSVELPSGGSIALAGLLSDNVQQSTTGTPGASKIPILGALFRQKTFQRDESELVIIATPYLVRPVARNQIARPDDNFSPPGDAGVFFMNRVNKIYGRKDAPPVADADFHGTVGFIYK
- a CDS encoding CpaF family protein gives rise to the protein MFGRRGNEGPAKSGGIAPPPAPTRAPSAAPPATSTILVEPAREASPQRQQVPPPSMQTPTRRRPARTEEYYDTKSQVFAALIDTIDLSQLSKLDAEAAREEIRDIVNDIITIKNFAMSISEQEELLEDICNDVLGYGPLEPLLARDDIADIMVNGAGQTFIEVGGKTIESEIRFRDNAQLLSICQRIVSQVGRRVDESSPICDARLPDGSRVNVIAPPLSIDGPVLTIRKFKKDKLTLDQLVRFGAITPEGATLLQIIGRVRCNIVISGGTGSGKTTLLNCLTNYIDRHERVITCEDTAELQLQQPHVVRLETRPPNIEGEGEITMRDLVKNCLRMRPERIIVGEVRGPEVFDLLQAMNTGHDGSMGTLHANTPRECLSRIESMIAMGGYSLPAKTVREIISTSVDVIIQAARLRDGSRRITQITEVIGMEGDVIITQDLMRYEMEGEDANGRIIGRHMSTGVGKPHFWDRARYYNEEKRLAAALDEMENNSK